The Actinosynnema mirum DSM 43827 genomic interval GGCCCGGCGCCCGCCTCCACCTCGCGGGTCGCCCGCTTCACCAGGCCCCGGTTGGCCAGGTCGACCAGCGCCTCGGACGTCAGCGCCAACAGGTCGGCACGCCGCACTACCCCATCCTCTCCGCGACGAACTCCGCCAGCTCGCCCGGCGTCATCGCGCCCACGTGCGCGCCGACGTTCGCCAGCCTCTGCGCCATGTCCCGGTCGTAGGCGGGCGACGCCTCCTCGTCCAGCGCCGCCAGCCCCAGCACCTGCGTGCCCTGCGCGGCCAGGTCCCGCACCACGCGCACCAGCTTGCGCTCGTCCCCGCCCTCGTAGAAGTCGGTGATCAGCACGACGATCGACCGCCTCGGGTTCTCCACCAGGCCCGCCGCGTACGTCATCGCCTTCGCGATGTCCGTGCCGCCGCCCAGCTGCACCTTCATCAGCAGCTCGACCGGGTCGGTGACGTCGCTGGTCAGGTCCACCACCTGGGTGTCGAAGGCGACCAGGTGCGTCTTGAGGCCGGGCAGGTTCCACAGGCACGCCGCCGTCACCGCCGAGTGGATCACCGATCCGGCCATCGACCCGGACTGGTCCACCACCAGCACCAGCTGCCAGGAGTCCAGGTGCTTGCGGGTGCGGGAGGTGAACCTCGGCTCCTCGATGGAGATCCGCCGCGTCTCCGGCTGGTAGTGCGCCAGGTTCGCGCGGATCGTGCCCCGGAAGTCGAAGTTCCTGGCCTGCTTGAAGTTCGACCGCCTGCGCGAGCGGGCGCCGGTGAACGAGCGCCGCACCTCGCGGGCCAGCCGCGCCATCAGGTCCCGCACCACGGCCTCCACGATGCGCCGCGCCATCGCGAGCACCGCCGGGTTCATCAGGTGCTTGGTGCGCATGACCGCGCGCAGCAGCGCCACGCTCGGCTCGACCCGCTCCAGCACGCCGGGGTCGGTGACGACCTCGGTGATGCCGTAGGTCTCGACGGCGTCCCGCTCCAGCCGCTCGACCGTGCGGCGCGGGAACAGCCGGTGCACGTCGTCCAGCCAGTCCACCACCCGCAGCACCGAGTCGCCGCTGCCCGAGCGCCGCACGTCCCGCTCGTCGAGACCGTCGTCCCGCTCGTACAGCCAGGTGAGCGCGACGTCGCGGTCCAGCGCGTCGCCGCCCAGCCCGCCCGCGCACCCGTCGGCGGCGCTGCCCAGGACGAGCCGCCACCGCTCCATCTCGTCGCTCACGCCAACCCCTCCCTCGCCAGCAGCCCGTCCACGAACGCCTCCAGCGTGGTCGCCTCCACGTGCAGCGCCGGGTCCACCCGCGAGCGCACCAGCTCGCGCGCCGACCCGTCCACGCCCCGGTGCGCCAGCAGCAGCCCGGCGATGCGCTCCCGCTCGGCGGGCGGGAAGAACGCGAACGCCTGGCGCAGCGCGGGCAGCGCCTCCAGGAAGTCCTCGCCGGTGAAGCCCTCGACCACCTCGTCCAGCACCGCGATCACGCCCGGCGCGTCCAGGACCTCCTCGCGGGCGAGGGCGAACAGCCCGGCCAGCCAGTCGCCGACGACCGAGGCCGACGAGGTGCCGCGCACCGCGGCCTCCGGGTCGGCGTGCGCCCCCAGCGCCCAGGCCAGCCCGAACCCGGCGCCGCGCAGGTCCGGCGGCGAGCCGGGGTCGCGGCTGATCCGCAGGCCGACGTCCGCCACCGCGTCCCGGCCGAGGCCGAGCACGGCGGGCGCGTGCACCACGGTGTCGCGGACCGAGGTGAGCGCGGCGAGCCGGTGCGGCTCGGCCGGGGCCGTCGGGCCCCGCAGGCCCTCGGCCAGCCACAGCGCGCGCGTCACCCCGGCGTCCAGCACCTGGCCGAGGCGCGGGTCGCGGGCGGAGCCGAACACCCGGTCGTGCCGCCACAGGCCCAGCACGTCGGCCAGCACCCCGCCCAGCTCGACCAGGTCGGGTGCGCGGCCGACGCCCGCGACGAGCGTGTCGAGCACGTCGTCGGGCAGGTCGCCCACCCCGCACAGGGCGGTGTCGAACAGCAGCGCGGACAGGTCCCCGATCCCGGCGTCCCGAGCCCGCTCGCGCAGCACCGCGCCCGCCGCCTCGGCGGGGGTCGCGCCGTGCGCGGCGGCCTCGATGAGCGCGGGCACGCGGGTGTCCCGGTCGACCAGCCGCCACCGCTCCAGGACCTCGGGGTCACCGCCGCCCCCCGGCCCCGAGGTGCGCCCCAGTCCGGGGACGTCCAGCACGCGCAACCGGTGCAGCAACCTGCTGCGCTCCAGCCCGCGCGGGTCGGTCAGGTCGAGGTCGACGGTCCGGTCGCCGTCGAGGCCGAGCGCGGCCATCGCCTCCTGGACGCTCGCCACCAGCGGCGGCGCGGGCGTGTCCGGGTGCAGCCTGCCGACCCGGTCCCCGCTGAGCGCGGCGACCATCTCGACCACGGCCGGGTGCGCGCCGGGCGCGAGCACACCGCGCCGGGTCCACGGGGGCGGCTGGGTGAGGTCCTCGGAGACGAGCGCGGAGGTGAGCCCGTCGAGCACGTCGACCCGCGCGGGCACCGGGTGCCCGCGCAGCACGGCGAGCCCCTCGGCCTGGGTGCGGGCGGCGATGAGGTCGGCGGTGGACACCACCTGCTTGCGCTTGCGCAACCGCGTGACCACGGCTTCGAGCAGCCCCTCGGCGGCGCCGCGCCTCCCGGACTCCCAGAGCCGCTGGTAGTAGGCGGGGGAGGGCATCCCGGACTCGTAGCCGGTGAACGCGTCCAGGCGGCGGAAGGAGTACGGGACGAGGTAGCTGGCGCCGACCGAACCGGGAGCCGGTTGGGGCACCTCGGGCCAACCGGAGGGGGTGGGGGAGTCGAGGGCGGCCTTCGAGGGGGTGGGGTCGGCGACGGGTGGATGCCCGGCGTGGCCCCCGTCGAAGGGAGCCACCCTCGGGTCGGCCTCCCTGCCCGGCCCGG includes:
- a CDS encoding DUF5682 family protein; this encodes MGAVYLGVRHHSPACSALVDEVIRGLRPAHVLVEGPADVNGRLDELLLGHELPIALYSYRRDEERAHASWSPFCDYSPEWVALNAGREVGAQVRFIDLPSWHPAFWDVRNRYADAAVRHARAVELLCAEFAVDNVDALWDHLFEIPDREGLAERLDAYFDLIRGGAEASAGDRAREEHMASWVRAALADAGDAPVVVVTGGFHTPALRALVEGRQIPERVDRGVLAPPVAGGGDEQGGEAEPSGEAGPGREADPRVAPFDGGHAGHPPVADPTPSKAALDSPTPSGWPEVPQPAPGSVGASYLVPYSFRRLDAFTGYESGMPSPAYYQRLWESGRRGAAEGLLEAVVTRLRKRKQVVSTADLIAARTQAEGLAVLRGHPVPARVDVLDGLTSALVSEDLTQPPPWTRRGVLAPGAHPAVVEMVAALSGDRVGRLHPDTPAPPLVASVQEAMAALGLDGDRTVDLDLTDPRGLERSRLLHRLRVLDVPGLGRTSGPGGGGDPEVLERWRLVDRDTRVPALIEAAAHGATPAEAAGAVLRERARDAGIGDLSALLFDTALCGVGDLPDDVLDTLVAGVGRAPDLVELGGVLADVLGLWRHDRVFGSARDPRLGQVLDAGVTRALWLAEGLRGPTAPAEPHRLAALTSVRDTVVHAPAVLGLGRDAVADVGLRISRDPGSPPDLRGAGFGLAWALGAHADPEAAVRGTSSASVVGDWLAGLFALAREEVLDAPGVIAVLDEVVEGFTGEDFLEALPALRQAFAFFPPAERERIAGLLLAHRGVDGSARELVRSRVDPALHVEATTLEAFVDGLLAREGLA
- a CDS encoding VWA domain-containing protein, which produces MSDEMERWRLVLGSAADGCAGGLGGDALDRDVALTWLYERDDGLDERDVRRSGSGDSVLRVVDWLDDVHRLFPRRTVERLERDAVETYGITEVVTDPGVLERVEPSVALLRAVMRTKHLMNPAVLAMARRIVEAVVRDLMARLAREVRRSFTGARSRRRSNFKQARNFDFRGTIRANLAHYQPETRRISIEEPRFTSRTRKHLDSWQLVLVVDQSGSMAGSVIHSAVTAACLWNLPGLKTHLVAFDTQVVDLTSDVTDPVELLMKVQLGGGTDIAKAMTYAAGLVENPRRSIVVLITDFYEGGDERKLVRVVRDLAAQGTQVLGLAALDEEASPAYDRDMAQRLANVGAHVGAMTPGELAEFVAERMG